CAGAACTTGCTGAAAAATCGGGTTCAGAATTAGTACAAGTCATTGGAAAAGTGATTGTATTATACAAAGAATCTAAGGATAATAAACAAATTCAACTGCCTTAAGGTAGGGGGAGTAACCATGAAGATAGGTATCATGGGTGGAACTTTCGATCCGATTCATATAGGGCACCTGTTGGCGGCGGAATCTGCCAGAGACTCTTTTCAATTGGATGGAATCTGGTTTATGCCAAGTCACATTCCACCTCACAAAGAGATCGCTGGAGCAACAGGAGAGCAGCGCTTAACGATGGTAGCTGCTGCTATTGCGGATCATCCTTCTTTTCGAATGATTGATTTGGAAGTGCGTAGGGGTGGTATTTCATATACCATGGATACGATCAAAGAGCTTCAGCAAACCTATACAGAAGTGAATTTCCATTTCATTATTGGTGCCGATATGGTCAATTATTTACCTAAGTGGGATCGAATTGAGGAATTGTCACAGATGATCACCTTTATTGGTGTAGGGCGTCCGGGATCCTCCTTAGAAATTGATGCATTACCTTCATATTTACAAGGTAAAGTACTCCTAGCTGACATGCCACTTGTGGATATTTCTTCGACTGAGATAAGAGAAAGGGCTATGTCGGGTCACTCGATTCGGTATATGGTCCCAGAACCTGTACATGAATATATCGTAAGGAGCGGGATTTATGAGATATAGTCGTGATCAACTCATTGAAGCTGTGTCCTCGCAAATGCCAGAGAAGCGCTGGCAGCATACACAGGGTGTTATGGATTCAGCCATAAAGCTGGCTCATCAATATGGTGCTGATGCAGAGAAAGCTGAGTTGTCTTCTATACTACATGATGTGGCAAAGTATTGGCCTGTACAGAAATTGAAGAGCGTATTACAAGATAAGCAATTATCGAATGAACTCCTGTTATATAGCAAACAATTGTGGCATGCTGAAGTAGGGGCATATGTAGCAAAGTATGATTATGGAATGGATGATATTGAGGTGCTAGATGCTATTCGTTATCATACATCAGGCCGTATTGGAATGACCTTGATGGACAAGATTGTATGCCTAGCTGACTATATCGAACCTGGAAGAGATTACCCTGGTGTGAATAATATTCGGGAACTCGCCAACCATAGTTTAGAAGAGGGTCTTGTGGCCGGTTTTGATTCCACAATAACGCTGTTAGTATCACGAAAACAAATTATTTATCCGTTAACTGTATTGGCACGTAATGATTTAATTAAGCAATTGGAGGCGAATTCATGATTCAAAAATTTATTGAACCTAAAGAATTGTTAAGTATGG
The nucleotide sequence above comes from Paenibacillus sp. IHBB 10380. Encoded proteins:
- a CDS encoding nicotinate-nucleotide adenylyltransferase, with product MKIGIMGGTFDPIHIGHLLAAESARDSFQLDGIWFMPSHIPPHKEIAGATGEQRLTMVAAAIADHPSFRMIDLEVRRGGISYTMDTIKELQQTYTEVNFHFIIGADMVNYLPKWDRIEELSQMITFIGVGRPGSSLEIDALPSYLQGKVLLADMPLVDISSTEIRERAMSGHSIRYMVPEPVHEYIVRSGIYEI
- the yqeK gene encoding bis(5'-nucleosyl)-tetraphosphatase (symmetrical) YqeK, whose product is MRYSRDQLIEAVSSQMPEKRWQHTQGVMDSAIKLAHQYGADAEKAELSSILHDVAKYWPVQKLKSVLQDKQLSNELLLYSKQLWHAEVGAYVAKYDYGMDDIEVLDAIRYHTSGRIGMTLMDKIVCLADYIEPGRDYPGVNNIRELANHSLEEGLVAGFDSTITLLVSRKQIIYPLTVLARNDLIKQLEANS